Proteins from a genomic interval of Mycobacteriales bacterium:
- a CDS encoding helical backbone metal receptor translates to MPAPVPSDTRDRALDDTGAHVDLPAAPARVVSLVPSLTEAVAVTAPGLLVGATDWCSHPGDLGVTRVRGTKNPDVDAVLALRPDVVLANAEENREVDIDALRAAGVAVWVTFPRTLPGALVSLERALAACGLDRPGWLDEARAAWADPWTGPRRRAVVPVWRRPWMAVGSGTFTGDVLSRLGVDNVLADSPDRYPRIELAQLPSYDLVVLPDEPYAFSPEDGPECFAASSRCVSGRHLTWYGPSLAEARLLLERQLAP, encoded by the coding sequence GTGCCCGCACCTGTGCCGTCCGACACACGGGACCGCGCGCTCGACGACACCGGTGCCCACGTCGACCTGCCCGCCGCTCCGGCCCGCGTGGTGTCGCTGGTGCCCTCGCTCACCGAGGCCGTCGCGGTGACCGCACCCGGGCTGCTGGTCGGCGCGACCGACTGGTGCAGCCACCCCGGTGACCTCGGCGTGACCCGCGTGCGCGGCACCAAGAACCCCGACGTCGACGCCGTCCTCGCGCTGCGGCCCGACGTCGTGCTGGCCAACGCCGAGGAGAACCGCGAGGTCGACATCGACGCGCTTCGGGCCGCCGGGGTCGCGGTCTGGGTGACCTTCCCGCGGACCCTGCCCGGGGCGCTGGTCAGCCTCGAGCGGGCCCTGGCAGCCTGCGGCCTCGACCGGCCCGGCTGGCTCGACGAGGCTCGCGCGGCCTGGGCCGACCCGTGGACCGGGCCGCGTCGGCGCGCCGTCGTCCCGGTATGGCGGCGGCCGTGGATGGCGGTGGGCAGCGGGACCTTCACCGGTGACGTCCTGTCGCGGCTCGGTGTCGACAACGTGCTCGCCGACAGCCCCGACCGCTATCCCCGGATCGAGCTCGCACAGCTTCCGTCGTACGACCTGGTCGTCCTGCCCGACGAGCCCTACGCCTTCTCTCCCGAGGACGGCCCGGAGTGCTTCGCGGCGTCGAGCCGGTGCGTCAGCGGGCGGCACCTCACGTGGTACGGCCCGTCGCTGGCCGAGGCGCGGCTCCTGCTCGAGAGGCAGCTCGCACCCTAG
- a CDS encoding RNB domain-containing ribonuclease produces the protein MPSPRIHLPPARVPSWADLRRELEVVEDVTPEALAEAEQAARAPRLPELDRTDLPLVTIDPPDSRDLDQALAIARDGDGYAVHYAIADLTAFVVPGGALDLELLQRGETLYAPDTRVPLHPHVLGEGAASLLPDQVRPAALWSVALDAHGEVTSARVERAKVRSRAKLSYAQVQAALDDGSADEQLQLLREVGELRQQRGRDRGAVDLPTPDQEVTDGPDGRPRLELRAPLPVEGWNAQISLLTGMAAARMMLDAGVGLLRTLPPPDADDVTALRRSALALGVRWDTDEEYAEVVSRLDASVPAEAAVLALSTRLLRGAGYTAFDGGPPEQPLHSAVAAPYAHVTAPLRRLADRTATEVCLAVCAGTPVPDHVRARLPELPAVMTDSGRRASALERATVDLAEAVVLAPCVGEEFDAVVVDAGPRYGTVQLAEPPVRARCDGADLPLGQSVKVRVVTADPRTRKVLLAPA, from the coding sequence GTGCCGAGCCCCCGCATCCACTTGCCCCCCGCGCGCGTGCCCTCCTGGGCGGACCTGCGCCGCGAGCTCGAGGTGGTCGAAGACGTCACCCCCGAGGCGCTCGCCGAGGCCGAGCAGGCGGCCCGCGCACCGCGGCTGCCGGAGCTCGACCGCACCGACCTGCCCCTCGTCACCATCGACCCGCCGGACAGCCGCGACCTCGACCAGGCGCTCGCGATCGCCCGCGACGGTGACGGCTACGCCGTCCACTACGCGATCGCCGACCTGACCGCGTTCGTCGTACCCGGTGGTGCCCTGGACCTCGAGCTGCTGCAGCGCGGCGAGACGCTCTACGCCCCCGACACCCGGGTGCCGCTGCACCCGCACGTGCTCGGCGAGGGCGCGGCCAGCCTGCTCCCGGACCAGGTCCGGCCGGCGGCGCTGTGGTCGGTCGCCCTCGACGCCCACGGTGAGGTGACGTCCGCGCGGGTTGAGCGGGCGAAAGTGCGCTCGCGCGCGAAGCTGTCCTACGCGCAGGTGCAGGCAGCGCTCGACGACGGCAGCGCCGACGAGCAGCTCCAGCTGTTGCGGGAGGTCGGCGAGCTGCGCCAGCAGCGGGGTCGCGACCGCGGCGCGGTGGACCTGCCCACCCCCGACCAGGAGGTCACCGACGGCCCGGACGGGCGGCCCCGGCTCGAGCTGCGCGCCCCCCTGCCGGTCGAGGGCTGGAACGCCCAGATCAGCCTGCTCACCGGCATGGCTGCCGCCCGGATGATGCTCGACGCCGGGGTCGGGCTGCTGCGGACCCTGCCGCCGCCGGACGCCGACGACGTCACCGCGCTGCGCCGCAGCGCCCTCGCGCTCGGGGTCCGCTGGGACACCGACGAGGAGTACGCCGAGGTCGTCTCGCGGCTCGACGCGTCGGTCCCGGCAGAGGCGGCCGTGCTCGCCCTGTCGACGCGGTTGCTGCGCGGGGCCGGTTACACCGCCTTCGACGGCGGGCCTCCCGAGCAGCCGCTGCACTCCGCGGTCGCGGCCCCCTACGCCCACGTCACCGCGCCGCTGCGCCGGCTCGCCGACCGCACTGCCACCGAGGTGTGCCTCGCGGTCTGCGCCGGCACGCCGGTGCCCGACCACGTGCGGGCGCGGCTGCCCGAGCTGCCTGCCGTGATGACGGACTCGGGGCGGCGCGCGTCGGCCTTGGAGCGCGCGACCGTCGACCTCGCTGAGGCCGTGGTGCTCGCGCCGTGCGTGGGGGAGGAGTTCGACGCGGTCGTCGTCGACGCGGGCCCGCGCTACGGCACGGTGCAGCTGGCTGAGCCCCCGGTACGGGCGCGCTGCGACGGGGCGGACCTGCCGCTGGGGCAGAGCGTAAAGGTGCGCGTCGTCACCGCGGATCCCAGGACCCGCAAGGTCCTGCTCGCGCCTGCCTGA
- a CDS encoding metalloregulator ArsR/SmtB family transcription factor: MATDPLSRVFAALADPTRRAILERLADGEATVNALAEPFAMSLQAVSKHLQVLEAAGLVTRGKKAQWRPARLSGRPLGPAADWLERYRVLWESSFDHLDAHLRDVQGKST, encoded by the coding sequence ATGGCGACCGATCCGCTCAGCCGGGTCTTCGCCGCGCTCGCCGACCCGACCCGCCGCGCGATCCTCGAGCGGCTGGCCGACGGCGAGGCGACGGTCAACGCGCTGGCCGAGCCTTTCGCGATGAGCCTGCAGGCCGTCTCCAAGCACCTCCAGGTGCTCGAGGCGGCGGGGCTCGTCACGCGCGGCAAGAAGGCCCAGTGGCGTCCCGCCCGGCTGTCCGGTCGACCCCTCGGGCCGGCCGCCGACTGGCTGGAGCGCTACCGGGTCCTCTGGGAGAGCAGCTTCGACCACCTCGACGCGCACCTGCGCGACGTGCAGGGGAAGAGCACATGA
- a CDS encoding SRPBCC domain-containing protein: MSGYTSTRTFGAPRELVWGCLTEAGHVGVWFGGHDGRMEDMVCEPVVGGRWGGTMVLPDGHRIEWDGRFLVVEGPARLVWAFTDVPPLPADATEGYAITLTEVDGGTELVLTQEGGALTEEQYVEARAGTSIFLDVLAEHLATLRA; this comes from the coding sequence ATGAGCGGCTACACGAGCACCCGCACCTTCGGCGCGCCGCGCGAGCTGGTCTGGGGCTGCCTCACCGAGGCCGGCCACGTCGGGGTGTGGTTCGGCGGCCACGACGGTCGCATGGAGGACATGGTCTGTGAGCCCGTCGTCGGGGGTCGCTGGGGCGGCACGATGGTCCTGCCCGACGGCCACCGCATCGAGTGGGACGGCCGGTTCCTGGTCGTCGAGGGGCCCGCCCGCCTGGTCTGGGCCTTCACCGACGTGCCACCGCTCCCGGCCGACGCTACCGAGGGCTACGCGATCACCCTCACCGAGGTCGACGGCGGCACCGAGCTGGTGCTCACCCAGGAGGGCGGGGCACTCACCGAGGAGCAGTACGTCGAGGCCCGCGCCGGCACGTCGATCTTCCTCGACGTCCTCGCCGAGCACCTCGCCACCCTGCGCGCCTGA
- the cobT gene encoding nicotinate-nucleotide--dimethylbenzimidazole phosphoribosyltransferase: MGQLLDETVAAIRPADPTALAEARERQDRLTKPRGALGALEDVSVRVAGLLGTCPPPVPSSAAVAVFAADHGVHAQGVTPWPQEVTLQMVGNFLAGGAAVNAFAAQVGATVTVVDVGVAGDLDEAPGLLRRKVRAGTRDLAVEPAMTRDEAVQALEVGIAVAQELVAAGHDVLLSGDMGIANTTASAALIAAFTGAAAEVVTGRGTGVDDETLARKTDVVRRALSLHQPHPGDPVGALAAVGGLEHAAIAGFVLGASAARVPVILDGVIAGAAALVAAALAPDCLDACLAGHRSAEPGHAVALEHLGLRPLVDLELRLGEGTGAVLALPLVQAAVRALAEMATFDSAGVSDKE; the protein is encoded by the coding sequence GTGGGACAGCTGCTCGACGAGACCGTGGCCGCGATCCGGCCTGCCGATCCGACCGCGCTCGCCGAGGCGCGCGAGCGGCAGGACCGGCTGACCAAGCCGCGCGGAGCCCTCGGCGCCCTCGAGGACGTGAGCGTCCGGGTCGCGGGGCTGCTCGGGACCTGCCCGCCGCCGGTACCGTCGAGCGCTGCGGTCGCGGTCTTCGCCGCCGACCACGGTGTGCACGCCCAGGGCGTCACGCCGTGGCCACAGGAGGTCACCCTGCAGATGGTCGGCAACTTCCTGGCCGGGGGAGCGGCGGTCAACGCCTTCGCCGCGCAGGTCGGGGCGACCGTCACGGTCGTTGACGTCGGCGTCGCCGGCGACCTCGACGAGGCACCGGGCCTGCTGCGCCGCAAGGTCCGCGCCGGCACCCGCGACCTCGCGGTCGAGCCGGCCATGACCCGCGACGAGGCGGTGCAGGCCCTCGAGGTCGGCATCGCGGTCGCGCAGGAGCTCGTCGCCGCGGGCCACGACGTGCTGCTCAGCGGCGACATGGGCATCGCCAACACCACCGCCTCGGCCGCGCTGATCGCCGCCTTCACCGGCGCGGCCGCCGAGGTGGTCACCGGCCGGGGGACCGGTGTCGACGACGAGACGCTCGCGCGCAAGACCGACGTCGTACGCCGTGCTCTGTCCCTCCACCAGCCCCACCCCGGTGACCCCGTCGGTGCGCTGGCCGCGGTCGGCGGGCTGGAGCACGCCGCGATCGCCGGCTTCGTGCTCGGTGCGTCCGCGGCGCGGGTGCCCGTGATCCTCGACGGCGTCATCGCCGGTGCAGCCGCGCTGGTCGCCGCAGCGCTCGCGCCGGACTGCCTCGACGCCTGCCTCGCCGGCCACCGCTCGGCAGAGCCCGGGCACGCCGTGGCGCTGGAGCACCTCGGGCTGCGACCGCTGGTCGACCTCGAGCTGCGGCTCGGAGAGGGCACCGGTGCGGTGCTCGCGCTGCCGCTCGTCCAGGCCGCGGTGCGGGCCCTGGCCGAGATGGCGACCTTCGACAGCGCCGGCGTCTCCGACAAGGAGTGA
- the thiC gene encoding phosphomethylpyrimidine synthase ThiC — MTALDDSPSTGTSFPGSTKTYLQGSRPDIRVPMREVRLTTGDSVVLYDTSGPYTDPDLRTDVRLGLPALRAPWIEERADTASYPGREVLPVDNGLKAHDHRNLDSQFASTRLPRKALPGRTVSQMAYAKAGQITPEMEFVAIREGLDATFVRDEVARGRAVIPANVNHPEVEPMAIGRGFLVKINANIGNSAVASSIEEEVDKMTWATRWGADTVMDLSTGRNIHTTREWILRNSAVPIGTVPIYQALEKVNGKAEDLSWEVYRDTLIEQFEQGVDYITVHAGVLLRYVPMAATRKTGIVSRGGSIMAAWCLAHHEENFLYTRFRDICELMAEYDVTFSLGDGLRPGCIADANDEAQFSELRTLGELTKIAWEYDVQVMVEGPGHVPMNKIKENMDLQLEVCHEAPFYTLGPLTTDIAPGYDHITSAIGAAMIGWYGTAMLCYVTPKEHLGLPDRDDVKDGVITYKIAAHAADLAKGHPGAQAWDDALSDARFEFRWEDQFNLSLDPTTARDFHDETLPAGAAKTAHFCSMCGPHFCSMRISQDVRKYAEEKGLSEEAALAAGMAEKSAEFLDEGARVYLPVVELEKAVTSTDPAPELQRD; from the coding sequence ATGACGGCGCTCGACGACAGCCCCAGCACGGGGACCAGCTTCCCGGGATCGACGAAGACCTACCTGCAGGGCTCGCGCCCCGACATCAGGGTGCCGATGCGCGAGGTCCGGCTCACCACCGGCGACAGCGTCGTCCTCTACGACACCAGCGGCCCCTACACCGACCCGGACCTGCGCACCGACGTGCGGCTCGGGCTGCCGGCCCTGCGCGCGCCGTGGATAGAGGAGCGCGCGGACACCGCGTCGTACCCCGGTCGGGAGGTCCTGCCTGTCGACAACGGTCTCAAGGCCCATGACCACCGCAACCTGGACTCGCAGTTCGCGAGCACGCGGCTGCCGCGCAAGGCGCTGCCGGGCCGGACCGTCTCGCAGATGGCCTACGCCAAGGCTGGCCAGATCACGCCGGAGATGGAGTTCGTCGCGATCCGCGAGGGCCTCGACGCGACCTTCGTGCGCGACGAGGTGGCCCGCGGCCGTGCGGTCATCCCGGCCAACGTCAACCACCCCGAGGTCGAGCCGATGGCCATCGGCCGCGGCTTCCTCGTGAAGATCAACGCCAACATCGGCAACAGCGCGGTGGCCTCCTCGATCGAGGAGGAGGTGGACAAGATGACGTGGGCGACCCGGTGGGGCGCCGACACCGTCATGGACCTCTCGACCGGTCGCAACATCCACACGACCCGCGAGTGGATCCTGCGCAACAGCGCCGTCCCGATCGGCACCGTCCCGATCTACCAGGCGCTCGAGAAGGTCAACGGCAAGGCCGAGGACCTGTCGTGGGAGGTCTACCGCGACACCTTGATCGAGCAGTTCGAGCAGGGCGTCGACTACATCACCGTCCACGCCGGCGTGCTGCTGCGCTACGTGCCGATGGCCGCGACCCGCAAGACCGGCATCGTGTCGCGCGGCGGCTCGATCATGGCCGCCTGGTGCCTCGCGCACCACGAGGAGAACTTCCTCTACACGCGCTTCCGCGACATCTGCGAGCTGATGGCGGAGTACGACGTCACCTTCTCCCTCGGTGACGGCCTGCGCCCGGGCTGCATCGCCGACGCCAACGACGAGGCGCAGTTCAGCGAGCTGCGGACCCTCGGCGAGCTCACGAAGATCGCCTGGGAGTACGACGTCCAGGTCATGGTGGAGGGCCCCGGCCACGTCCCCATGAACAAGATCAAGGAGAACATGGACCTCCAGCTGGAGGTCTGCCACGAGGCGCCGTTCTACACGCTCGGGCCGCTGACGACCGACATCGCGCCGGGCTACGACCACATCACCAGCGCGATCGGCGCGGCGATGATCGGGTGGTACGGCACGGCGATGCTCTGCTACGTCACGCCCAAGGAGCACCTCGGCCTGCCGGACCGCGACGACGTCAAGGACGGCGTCATCACCTACAAGATCGCGGCGCACGCGGCCGACCTCGCCAAGGGCCACCCGGGGGCGCAGGCGTGGGACGACGCGCTGTCCGACGCGCGCTTCGAGTTCCGGTGGGAGGACCAGTTCAACCTCTCCCTCGACCCGACGACCGCCCGCGACTTCCACGACGAGACCCTGCCTGCGGGTGCGGCCAAGACCGCGCACTTCTGCTCGATGTGCGGGCCGCACTTCTGCTCGATGCGGATCAGCCAGGACGTCAGGAAGTACGCCGAGGAGAAGGGCCTGTCGGAGGAGGCGGCCCTCGCGGCGGGGATGGCGGAGAAGTCCGCCGAGTTCCTCGACGAGGGCGCCCGCGTCTACCTGCCCGTCGTGGAGCTGGAGAAGGCGGTCACGTCGACCGACCCCGCGCCCGAGCTGCAGCGCGACTGA
- a CDS encoding maleylpyruvate isomerase family mycothiol-dependent enzyme, with the protein MTITALDIAPLTRDEALALAEEAIARQLAVLDDLAPQEWERPTACPAWTVRQVVVHQVASAEAFLSPAEGVRQQLAGRRLARAEGLPPLDAFMQAGQRARDDWAPQQARDRAGSVLPRFARFRRRFPEPLRSLVRVPTNDGKVGVGYLFDRVINRDLWMHRVDICAATDRTPVVTADHDGRLVQDLVAEWADLHGQPFDLELTGPAGGRWSRGSGGERLSLDAVDFARTLSGRAEGTGLLRTAVLF; encoded by the coding sequence ATGACCATCACCGCCCTGGACATCGCGCCGCTCACCCGCGACGAGGCGCTCGCGCTCGCCGAGGAGGCGATCGCGCGCCAGCTCGCCGTCCTCGACGACCTGGCACCGCAGGAGTGGGAGCGGCCCACGGCCTGCCCTGCGTGGACGGTGCGCCAGGTCGTCGTCCACCAGGTCGCCTCCGCCGAGGCGTTCCTCTCCCCGGCGGAGGGCGTCAGGCAGCAGCTCGCCGGCCGCCGGCTCGCGAGGGCCGAGGGGCTGCCTCCGCTCGACGCCTTCATGCAGGCGGGGCAGCGGGCCCGCGACGACTGGGCACCGCAGCAGGCCCGGGACCGTGCAGGCAGCGTCCTGCCGCGCTTCGCTCGCTTCCGGCGGCGCTTCCCCGAGCCGCTGCGGAGCCTGGTGAGGGTGCCGACCAACGACGGCAAGGTCGGCGTCGGCTACTTGTTCGACCGGGTCATCAACCGCGACCTGTGGATGCACCGCGTCGACATCTGCGCCGCCACCGACCGCACGCCGGTCGTCACCGCCGACCACGACGGGCGCCTGGTGCAGGACCTCGTGGCCGAGTGGGCGGACCTGCACGGGCAGCCGTTCGACCTGGAGCTCACCGGGCCGGCCGGTGGTCGCTGGTCGCGGGGCAGCGGTGGGGAGCGGCTGTCGCTCGACGCCGTGGACTTCGCCCGCACCCTGTCCGGGCGCGCCGAGGGCACCGGCCTGCTGCGGACCGCCGTGCTGTTCTAG
- a CDS encoding TetR/AcrR family transcriptional regulator, whose translation MFGEPKVGRVAARRAATTKDILDAAWRLADRDGLAGLSLRDVAAEVGMQPPSLYGYVSSKADLYDRMFAAANDELLELLTDLPGEPEAAFRTANQLLFDWCVSQPARFGLLFLRTVPGFVPSAQSYARAEVLYERMRTGLAALGVTSQRDLDLWSALHTGLMSQQIANDPGGRRWRDLLDDALTDFLARARPPAPAPMTRGSS comes from the coding sequence GTGTTCGGAGAACCGAAGGTGGGTCGGGTCGCGGCTCGGCGGGCCGCCACGACGAAGGACATCCTCGACGCCGCGTGGCGCCTCGCTGACCGCGACGGGCTCGCCGGCCTGTCCCTGCGCGACGTCGCGGCCGAGGTCGGCATGCAGCCGCCGTCGCTGTACGGCTACGTGAGCTCCAAGGCCGACCTCTACGACCGGATGTTCGCGGCCGCCAACGACGAGCTGCTCGAGCTGCTCACCGACCTGCCGGGCGAGCCCGAGGCGGCGTTCCGCACGGCCAACCAGCTGCTGTTCGACTGGTGCGTCTCACAGCCCGCGAGGTTCGGGTTGCTGTTCCTGCGGACCGTCCCCGGATTCGTCCCCTCGGCGCAGTCCTACGCGAGGGCCGAGGTCCTCTACGAGCGGATGCGCACCGGCCTCGCCGCCCTCGGCGTCACCTCCCAGCGCGACCTCGACCTGTGGAGCGCGCTGCACACCGGGCTGATGAGCCAGCAGATCGCCAACGACCCCGGCGGTCGGCGCTGGCGGGACCTGCTCGACGACGCCCTCACCGACTTCCTGGCTCGGGCACGACCGCCCGCGCCTGCCCCGATGACGAGAGGCTCATCATGA
- a CDS encoding CbtB-domain containing protein has translation MSQLTARLHGTRTPAAALLALLGATSMLFAVAFDQGQVAALAQAAFGDSTVHELFHDARHMLGFPCH, from the coding sequence ATGTCTCAGCTCACCGCCCGCCTGCACGGCACCCGCACCCCGGCCGCAGCCCTGCTCGCGCTGCTCGGCGCCACGTCGATGCTGTTCGCGGTCGCGTTCGACCAGGGCCAGGTCGCCGCGCTGGCGCAGGCCGCCTTCGGCGACTCCACCGTGCACGAGCTGTTCCACGACGCACGGCACATGCTCGGCTTCCCCTGCCACTGA
- a CDS encoding CbtA family protein, with amino-acid sequence MGALLGRGALSGALAGLLTSVVAFFLLEPVLDRAIALEGGGGDGPVSREVQKLFGLPVGFALVGLSLGLLFAVAYRVLPSRADDWHRSTGLALGAFLALAAVPQLRYPANPPGVGDPETITTRTSSYLLAVAVGVVVVAGAYAALRALDRRGVPAAARQSLVVAGSLAVVAVGYALLPDSGDAVEVPATLVWDFRIRSLGVLALLYASLGAAFGLLSTRASRVPDAPTDALVRAAG; translated from the coding sequence ATGGGCGCCCTGCTCGGCCGCGGCGCCCTCTCCGGGGCGCTGGCCGGCCTGCTGACCTCCGTCGTCGCGTTCTTCCTGCTCGAGCCGGTCCTCGACCGGGCCATCGCCCTCGAGGGTGGCGGCGGCGACGGTCCGGTGTCCCGCGAGGTCCAGAAGCTGTTCGGCCTGCCCGTCGGCTTCGCCCTCGTCGGGCTCTCCCTCGGCCTGCTGTTCGCGGTCGCCTACCGCGTCCTGCCGTCACGCGCCGACGACTGGCACCGCTCCACGGGGCTCGCCCTCGGTGCCTTCCTGGCACTCGCCGCGGTGCCGCAGCTGCGCTACCCGGCGAACCCACCGGGCGTCGGGGACCCCGAGACGATCACCACGCGGACGTCGTCGTACCTCCTCGCGGTCGCCGTCGGCGTCGTCGTGGTCGCAGGGGCCTACGCCGCCCTCCGCGCGTTGGACCGGCGCGGTGTCCCCGCGGCCGCCCGGCAGAGCCTCGTCGTCGCGGGGTCGCTCGCGGTCGTCGCGGTCGGCTACGCGCTGCTGCCCGACAGCGGCGACGCCGTGGAGGTCCCCGCGACGCTGGTGTGGGACTTCCGAATCCGGTCGCTCGGGGTCCTCGCGCTGCTCTACGCCTCCCTCGGGGCGGCCTTCGGCCTGCTCTCGACCCGGGCCTCCCGCGTGCCGGACGCCCCGACCGACGCGCTCGTCCGAGCGGCCGGCTGA
- a CDS encoding phosphoglycerate mutase family protein, with protein MPADEPATGVLPDWSRFLGRAGTVVTSPARRCSVPGAAVDARLRPWDLGAWVGRDLAELDLAGWRADPGYDEHGGETLQALYDRVAGLLADWHDRDDRLVAVTHAAVVKAAVVHALHAPVQATWDVDVAPSSATELHATPTGWRVVGVNR; from the coding sequence GTGCCCGCGGACGAGCCGGCGACGGGCGTCCTCCCGGACTGGTCGCGCTTCCTGGGCCGCGCCGGGACGGTCGTCACCTCACCTGCCCGGCGCTGCTCGGTGCCCGGGGCCGCCGTCGACGCACGACTCCGCCCGTGGGACCTCGGCGCCTGGGTCGGACGGGACCTGGCCGAGCTGGACCTCGCTGGTTGGCGCGCCGACCCGGGCTACGACGAGCACGGCGGCGAGACCCTGCAGGCCCTGTACGACCGGGTGGCCGGACTGCTCGCGGACTGGCACGACCGCGACGACCGGCTGGTCGCGGTCACGCACGCGGCGGTGGTCAAGGCGGCTGTCGTCCACGCGCTGCACGCACCGGTGCAGGCGACCTGGGACGTCGACGTCGCGCCGTCGTCGGCCACCGAGCTGCACGCGACCCCGACGGGCTGGCGGGTCGTCGGCGTCAACCGGTGA
- a CDS encoding lysoplasmalogenase family protein encodes MLKKTYAALAVTDALLAATGRAGPRRVTKPLLMPVLAASSDRPSQRALALGWGGDVALLGSSPAAFTTGLASFLVGHAAWIAAVRGRGGGGLLRRRPAAAAPYALAWAGLNAYLWSRTGRDRLPVLAYSGALAAMALTALDSGDARTATGGALFMASDSLLALEKFGGVHLPLHEGLVMASYTAAQALLASDAD; translated from the coding sequence GTGCTGAAGAAGACCTACGCCGCCCTCGCTGTCACCGACGCCCTGCTCGCTGCCACCGGTCGCGCCGGCCCGCGGCGGGTCACCAAGCCGCTGCTCATGCCCGTGCTCGCGGCCTCCTCCGACCGCCCGTCACAGCGGGCACTGGCTCTCGGGTGGGGTGGCGACGTCGCACTGCTCGGCTCCTCGCCGGCGGCGTTCACGACGGGGCTCGCGTCGTTCCTCGTCGGTCATGCCGCCTGGATCGCCGCGGTCCGCGGGCGCGGCGGCGGTGGCCTCCTGCGCCGCCGGCCCGCGGCTGCCGCGCCCTACGCCCTCGCCTGGGCGGGCCTCAACGCCTACCTCTGGTCGCGCACCGGTCGCGACCGGCTGCCGGTCCTGGCCTACTCCGGCGCTCTGGCCGCGATGGCCCTGACCGCGCTCGACAGCGGCGATGCCCGCACGGCAACGGGCGGCGCGCTGTTCATGGCGTCGGACAGCCTGCTGGCGCTGGAGAAGTTCGGCGGTGTGCACCTCCCGCTGCACGAGGGCCTGGTGATGGCGTCCTACACGGCCGCCCAGGCGCTGCTCGCGTCAGACGCCGACTGA
- a CDS encoding enoyl-CoA hydratase/isomerase family protein, producing the protein MTSTAAPKARIDLLGDVAELVLSGPPLNLFDGQMIADVAAAVSSIAATGARAVLVRAEGKVFCAGVDVAHFRGRDNASGAALMQSFLDIVHELEALPLPTLAVVHGLNLTIGFELVLGCDLLWAAEEASMGLVEATVGLTPGGGGTQRLVARAGVARAAEAVLTGQVYSATELQQWGVVNRVVPRADLLAEARAHAAALAAGPTLAAGWGKQILLAARDGGVAAADAMSSEVSGRVFETSDLEAGISSLLAHGPGKAVFTGA; encoded by the coding sequence ATGACGTCGACAGCAGCGCCCAAGGCCCGCATCGACCTGCTCGGCGACGTCGCCGAGCTCGTCCTGTCCGGGCCGCCGTTGAACCTCTTCGACGGCCAGATGATCGCCGACGTCGCGGCTGCGGTGTCGAGCATCGCGGCCACCGGTGCCCGTGCGGTGCTCGTGCGGGCGGAGGGCAAGGTGTTCTGCGCGGGCGTGGACGTCGCGCACTTCCGCGGTCGGGACAACGCCTCGGGTGCCGCCCTCATGCAGAGCTTCCTCGACATCGTCCACGAGCTCGAGGCGCTGCCGCTGCCGACGCTGGCCGTGGTCCACGGCCTCAACCTCACGATCGGCTTCGAGCTGGTCCTCGGCTGCGACCTGCTGTGGGCTGCCGAGGAGGCGAGCATGGGCCTGGTGGAGGCGACCGTCGGGCTCACGCCGGGTGGCGGCGGCACCCAGCGGCTCGTCGCCAGGGCAGGGGTGGCGCGGGCCGCCGAGGCTGTCCTCACCGGGCAGGTCTACTCCGCGACCGAGCTGCAGCAGTGGGGTGTCGTCAACCGCGTCGTCCCCCGTGCAGACCTGCTGGCAGAGGCTCGCGCCCACGCCGCCGCCCTCGCCGCCGGACCGACCTTGGCTGCCGGGTGGGGCAAGCAGATCCTGCTCGCCGCCCGCGACGGGGGAGTGGCTGCCGCCGACGCGATGAGCTCCGAGGTGAGCGGCAGGGTCTTCGAGACCAGCGACCTCGAGGCGGGCATCTCCAGCCTGCTCGCCCACGGTCCGGGCAAGGCCGTCTTCACCGGCGCCTAG